From the genome of Mixophyes fleayi isolate aMixFle1 chromosome 2, aMixFle1.hap1, whole genome shotgun sequence, one region includes:
- the P2RY6 gene encoding P2Y purinoceptor 6, which produces MDNTTSDIAGKNSCTFNEEFKQVLLPVVYSVVLVFGLPLNLFVILQIWLSRKALSRTAIYMLNLAMADFLYVCSLPLLIYNYVQHDYWPFGDFTCRFVRFQFYTNLHGSIMFLTCMSFQRYMGICHPLSVWHKKRGKKFTWVVCGVVWFIVIVQCIPTFLFASTGIQRNRTVCYDLSPPVLSSMYFPYGITLTITGFLIPFIAILACYCAMTKILCQKDDLSDGIVRRRKDKAIRMIVIVVIVFAISFFPFHLTKTIYLVVRSRTGVPCLVLQTFAIVYKCTRPFASMNSVLDPILFYFTQQKFRKGTKSLVNRVTNKWKADSNSKTKL; this is translated from the coding sequence ATGGACAACACAACGTCCGATATTGCGGGGAAGAATTCATGCACTTTTAATGAGGAGTTTAAGCAGGTTCTCCTTCCCGTGGTCTACTCTGTGGTCTTGGTCTTCGGTCTCCCGCTCAACTTATTTGTCATCCTTCAAATATGGCTGTCCAGGAAAGCCCTAAGCCGCACTGCCATCTACATGCTGAACCTGGCTATGGCGGACTTTCTCTACGTGTGCTCCCTTCCTCTTCTTATTTATAATTATGTCCAACATGACTACTGGCCTTTCGGGGACTTCACTTGTCGGTTTGTCCGGTTCCAGTTCTACACAAACCTACATGGGAGCATCATGTTCCTCACCTGCATGAGCTTTCAGAGATACATGGGCATCTGCCACCCCTTGTCCGTCTGGCACAAAAAGAGGGGCAAGAAATTTACGTGGGTGGTCTGTGGCGTGGTTTGGTTCATCGTCATTGTCCAATGTATTCCCACCTTCCTGTTCGCATCTACGGGAATTCAGAGGAATAGGACCGTCTGTTATGACTTGAGTCCTCCAGTCCTCTCCTCCATGTATTTTCCGTATGGTATAACATTGACGATTACAGGCTTCTTGATCCCTTTCATTGCCATTTTAGCCTGTTATTGTGCCATGACTAAGATTCTCTGCCAGAAGGACGACCTTTCAGATGGAATAGTGCGTCGGAGGAAGGACAAAGCTATCCGCATGATCGTCATTGTTGTGATCGTCTTTGCCATAAGCTTCTTTCCTTTCCATCTCACCAAAACCATATATTTGGTTGTACGTTCCAGGACCGGGGTTCCCTGCCTGGTGCTACAGACTTTTGCCATTGTGTATAAATGTACCAGGCCTTTTGCCAGCATGAACAGTGTGTTGGACCCCATCTTGTTCTATTTTACACAGCAGAAATTTAGGAAGGGCACCAAATCGTTAGTGAATAGGGTAACCAACAAATGGAAGGCGGATTCAAACAGTAAAACTAAATTGTGA